Proteins encoded by one window of Salvia splendens isolate huo1 chromosome 5, SspV2, whole genome shotgun sequence:
- the LOC121805223 gene encoding uncharacterized protein LOC121805223: MSSVTKFCDKVYVMAEGGSHYCSKKSDDLCLEDSGKSLSMTRLKCLLRGLDVKAYLLLFMLIPTSLFFIYVHGQKITYFLRPLWESPPQPFHEIPHYYHENVSMENLCKLHGWGIREYPRRVFDAVLFSNELDILKIRWNELHPYVSEFVLLESNSTFTGLPKPFVFAGSRDEFKFLEPRLTYGQVPGRFKKGENPFIEEAYQRLALDYLLKQAGIQDDDLLIMSDVDEIPSRHTVNLLRWCDGIPPILHLRLRNYLYSFEFLVDNNSWRASIHVYQAGKTRYAHYRQSDEILADAGWHCSFCFRRIKEFVFKMKAYSHVDRVRFSHFLNPKRVQRVICKGADLFDMLPEEYTFKEIIGKMGPVPHSYSAVHLPSYLLENAEQFKFLLPGNCLRESG; encoded by the exons ATGAGTAGTGTAACGAAGTTTTGTGACAAGGTTTATGTAATGGCGGAAGGTGGATCTCATTATTGCTCCAAGAAATCTGATGATCTATGCCTTGAG GATTCAGGAAAGAGCTTGAGCATGACGAGATTAAAATGCCTTCTGCGCGGTTTGGATGTTAAAGCTTATCTCTTGCTGTTCATGTTGATCCCAACATCTCTGTTTTTCATATATGTGCACGGCCAGAAGATCACATACTTCTTGCGGCCGTTGTGGGAGTCGCCGCCTCAGCCCTTCCACGAGATCCCTCACTACTATCACGAGAACGTGTCGATGGAGAATCTGTGTAAGCTTCACGGCTGGGGGATCCGTGAGTATCCTAGGCGTGTTTTTGATGCCGTGTTGTTCAGCAATGAGCTCGACATTCTTAAAATAAGATGGAACGAGTTGCACCCTTACGTCTCAGAGTTTGTCCTGCTGGAGTCGAACTCTACCTTCACTGGTCTGCCGAAGCCTTTTGTGTTTGCTGGATCCCGCGACGAATTCAAGTTTCTTGAGCCACGGTTGACATATGGTCAGGTTCCGGGGAGGTTCAAGAAAGGGGAGAATCCGTTCATTGAGGAAGCGTATCAGAGACTTGCGTTGGATTATCTCCTGAAACAAGCTGGCATTCAAGATGATGACTTGTTGATAATGTCGGATGTTGATGAGATACCAAGTAGGCACACGGTGAATCTCTTGAGGTGGTGCGATGGAATACCTCCGATCCTCCATCTCCGCTTAAGGAACTATCTCTATTCCTTTGAGTTTCTCGTGGACAACAATAGCTGGAGAGCTTCAATCCACGTGTATCAGGCTGGGAAGACGCGATATGCCCACTATCGACAGTCTGATGAGATCTTAGCTGATGCAGGGTGGCATTGCAGCTTCTGCTTTAGACGTATCAAAGAGTTCGTATTCAAGATGAAGGCTTACAGCCACGTTGATCGGGTTAGGTTCTCTCATTTCTTGAACCCGAAGAGGGTCCAGAGAGTGATCTGTAAAGGGGCAGACTTGTTTGATATGCTTCCCGAGGAGTATACGTTTAAGGAGATAATCGGGAAGATGGGACCGGTGCCACATTCGTACTCAGCCGTGCATCTTCCCAGTTATCTGTTGGAGAATGCAGAGCAGTTTAAGTTCCTATTGCCTGGGAATTGCTTGAGAGAGAGTGGATGA
- the LOC121805365 gene encoding uncharacterized protein LOC121805365, which produces MNINLFKTTKMEFDTGYRKGNFGRSTLPKKPNETTKVLVTIAVGVLIGFFLGASFPSLSLTRLNITTSLIHDFVIIGDKSTANFTQDNTNSTARNETTTDVSKIWVPSNPKGAERLPPGIVASESDFYLRRLWGKPSEDLTSEPKYLVTFTVGYDQRNNIDLAVKKFSENFTILLFHYDGRTSEWEEFEWSKRAIHVSAIKQTKWWYAKRFLHPDIVAAYDYIFIWDEDLGVEHFDAEEYIKLVRKYDLEISQPGLEPNRGTTWQMTKRRGGQDVHKITEEKPGWCSDPHLPPCAAFVEIMAPVFSRDAWRCVWHMIQNDLVHGWGLDLALRRCVEPAHERIGVVDAQWIVHQTVPSLGNQGQAEEGKAPWQGVRQRCKEEWKMFRNRMENAEKAYYSSINSTEHT; this is translated from the exons ATGAACATCAATCTTTTTAAAACTACAAAAATGGAATTCGATACCGGTTACAGAAAGGGGAATTTCGGGCGCAG CACGTTGCCTAAAAAGCCAAATGAGACGACGAAGGTGCTTGTTACCATCGCTGTTGGCGTGCTGATTGGCTTCTTCTTAGGAGCGTCATTTCCATCATTGTCATTAACAAGG CTAAATATTACAACTTCTCTTATTCACGACTTTGTAATAATTGGAGACAAAAGTACAGCTAACTTTACACAAGACAATACGAATAGCACTGCCAGAAATGAAACCACGACAGATGTCTCAAAG ATTTGGGTTCCATCAAATCCGAAGGGTGCAGAGCGGCTGCCACCAGGTATTGTTGCATCAGAGTCAGACTTTTACCTACGGAGACTTTGGGGTAAACCTAGTGAG GACTTGACCAGCGAACCAAAGTATCTTGTCACCTTTACTGTTGGTTATGATCAGAGGAATAACATTGATCTAGCAGTGAAAAAG TTCTCGGAGAACTTTACCATCCTTTTGTTTCATTATGATGGAAGAACAAGTGAATGGGAAGAGTTTGAGTGGTCAAAACGAGCTATTCATGTTAGTgctataaaacaaacaaaatg GTGGTATGCTAAAAGGTTTCTCCATCCGGATATTGTTGCTGCATATGATTATATATTTATCTGGGATGAAGACCTAGGGGTCGAACATTTTGACGCAGAAGA GTATATAAAACTGGTGAGGAAGTATGATCTAGAAATTTCGCAACCGGGATTGGAACCTAACAGGGGTACAACATGGCAGATGACAAAAAGAAGAGGCGGCCAAGACGTTCACAA GATAACAGAGGAGAAGCCGGGTTGGTGTTCCGACCCCCATTTGCCGCCCTGTGCAGC ttttgtagaaatcatggctcCTGTATTTTCACGAGATGCATGGCGCTGCGTTTGGCACATGATTCAG AACGACTTGGTGCACGGATGGGGACTGGACCTGGCCCTCCGAAGATGTGTTGAG CCTGCTCATGAGAGAATCGGAGTGGTAGATGCGCAGTGGATTGTCCATCAAACAGTTCCTTCACTTGGAAACCAG GGCCAAGCAGAAGAGGGGAAGGCTCCGTGGCAAGGG GTGAGACAGAGGTGTAAAGAAGAGTGGAAGATGTTCAGAAATCGAATGGAGAATGCAGAAAAGGCTTATTACAGTTCCATTAACTCGACAGAGCATACATAG
- the LOC121801861 gene encoding coilin-like, with protein sequence MGDVMEVGKRIRVVFKDDDILSDIQKLEGLSRSWVLLDPHRHGAVSDLASHLLHAFRLHQSCPHGLILSISGFALPPFVSTRILKDDEIISVRRRKDILSIEGSNAAANDVQKLKTLEKRPVDAGALLLANGEFEKEKGGYESDESEDDDEDLLDVVEDSAAENPRKKNRKRKAAERLEGNKEKKQRSVVTGNASGDVCKEKKDASVARDNVENKDNPAKHSDEDNVVEPGEERIIVVQEKDNKTDDAEILPKETKKVPSRSARRAYKKRIWLREMAKIQKQNATCESEGLRNWKEDQAKADRKKWNGQSNRQQKWKKYQAEGERNKDDGQPKGLLHWKLFSQDNRVVKGKKHKRHSQNDDCLELPKQNGDVRKQKNQNGDVQHEQQNQNYDKHEQLTQMSDTLEQPSHGMHEQPDQSSPSVQECINQNCDASKQSNYNCMEENEFAPIEIRPGHIRFEPLEEEEAVQRDHAPLKTFNWNGITSKKNGQQWGKESRRFTPRNDYGTSKEDSEALTKEKKKQPNERISFDKLPPLPGAPKKGDLIAYRVLELSSTWTPELSAHRVGKVSWYNAESQQMMLLPVPEYPLVYEEDDEGEATELDNSLYREDGSLEIDFSALIDVRVLTNGGSTPGNKVVTRVNEVSTSNMNALKTALPGSSGEPTSEPSPDTRESDHGKETQQPSGEISGSVWDQLSEALYAKKEQLFKENGWGSNPKKVVISSDNSWGKNANKMQPSPGSNWGKKPQPSQDKSWGKQNVGSKSWSYKAERQRTWSNNGYAEVKAGYMKDRN encoded by the exons ATGGGTGATGTGATGGAGGTGGGCAAGAGAATCCGAGTGGTATTCAAAGATGACGACATTTTGAGCGACATCCAGAAATTGGAGGGCTTGAGCCGCAGCTGGGTTCTGCTGGACCCCCACCGCCACGGCGCCGTTTCCGACCTCGCCTCCCATCTTCTCCACGCTTTCCGACTCCACCAGTCCTGCCCCCACGGCCTCATCCTCTCC ATATCTGGCTTTGCCTTACCACCGTTTGTATCTACCAGAATTTTAAAAGATGATGAGATTATCAG TGTGCGGAGAAGGAAAGACATTTTGTCAATAGAAGGAAGCAATGCTGCTGCTAATGATGTTCAGAAATTGAAAACTCTGGAGAAGCGACCCGTAGATGCTGGCGCCTTGCTTTTAGCAAATGGCGAGTTTGAGAAAGAAAAAGGTGGTTATGAAAGTGACGAatctgaagatgatgatgaagacTTGTTGGACGTAGTTGAAGATTCTGCAGCTgaaaatccaagaaagaaaaatcGCAAAAGAAAAGCAGCCGAGAGGCTAGAAGGCAATAA GGAGAAGAAACAACGTTCTGTGGTAACTGGAAATGCTTCTGGTGATGTTTGTAAAGAGAAAAAAGATGCTTCTGTAGCTCGAGATAATGTGGAAAACAAAGATAACCCTGCTAAGCATAGTGATGAGGACAATGTGGTGGAGCCTGGCGAGGAGAG AATTATTGTTGTTCAAGAGAAAGACAACAAGACCGACGATGCCGAAATCCTCCCTAAGGAAACAAAAAAG GTTCCAAGTAGAAGTGCTCGGCGGGCGTATAAAAAAAGAATTTGGTTGCGTGAAATGGCAAAAATTCAGAAGCAAAATGCTACTTGTGAATCAGAGGGTCTA CGAAACTGGAAAGAGGATCAAGCTAAAGCTGACAGAAAAAAATGGAATGGCCAATCAAATAGACAG CAAAAGTGGAAAAAATACCAAGCTGAGGGCGAAAGGAACAAAGATGATGGTCAGCCAAAAGGACTA CTACACTGGAAGCTATTTTCCCAAGACAACAGGGTTGTTAAGGGAAAGAAGCATAAACGACATAGCCAAAATGATGACTGTCTGGAACTTCCAAAACAAAATGGTGATGTTCGCAAGCAGAAAAATCAAAATGGTGATGTACAACATGAGCAGCAAAATCAAAATTACGATAAACATGAGCAGCTGACCCAAATGAGTGACACATTAGAGCAGCCAAGCCACGGTATGCATGAGCAACCTGATCAGAGTAGTCCATCAGTACAAGAATGTATAAATCAAAACTGTGATGCATCAAAGCAATCAAATTATAATTGTATGGAGGAGAATGAATTTGCTCCCATCGAAATAAGGCCAGGACATATCCGCTTTGAACCTTTGGAAGAAG AGGAAGCTGTGCAGCGAGATCATGCACCTCTG AAAACCTTTAATTGGAATGGAATTACTAGCAAGAAGAATGGCCAACAGTGGGGGAAGGAAAGCCGTAGATTCACTCCTAGAAACGACTACGGAACCAGCAAAGAGGATTCTGAAGCACTgactaaagaaaaaaagaaacaaccaaATGAGAGAATCAGCTTTGATAAGCTTCCGCCTCTTCCTGGCGCGCCTAAG AAAGGAGATCTCATTGCTTATCGAGTTCTGGAATTGTCATCAACGTGGACCCCTGAGCTTTCTGCACATAGG GTTGGAAAAGTATCTTGGTACAATGCAGAGTCCCAGCAAATGATGTTACTGCCGGTACCAGAATATCCACTCGTTTATGAGGAAGATGATGAGGGTGAAGCCACAGAACTTGATAACTCTCTCTATAGAGAAGATGGGTCTTTGGAG ATTGATTTTTCAGCACTTATTGATGTACGTGTCCTTACCAATGGAGGATCAACACCAGGAAATAAAGTCGTTACACGTGTGAATGAAGTATCTACAAGCAATATGAATGCTCTGAAGACAGCATTGCCTGGCAGCAGTGGCGAACCAACTTCCGAACCCAGCCCAG ATACTCGAGAATCAGACCATGGTAAAGAGACACAGCAGCCTAGTGGAG AAATTAGTGGGAGTGTGTGGGACCAATTGAGTGAGGCTCTATATGCCAAAAAGGAGCAACTATTCAAGGAAAATGGTTGGGGCAGTAACCCGAAGAAGGTGGTAATCTCTAGTGACAATAGTTGGGGGAAGAATGCGAACAAGATGCAACCGTCACCTGGAAGTAACTGGGGCAAGAAACCACAGCCGTCACAGGACAAAAGTTGGGGGAAGCAGAATGTAGGCAGTAAATCATGGTCGTATAAAGCTGAGAGGCAGCGCACTTGGTCCAACAATGGCTATGCTGAGGTCAAAGCGGGATACATGAAAGACCGGAACTAA